The following proteins come from a genomic window of Novosphingobium aromaticivorans DSM 12444:
- a CDS encoding CmcJ/NvfI family oxidoreductase has protein sequence MATAAVTDDIEEGARKAPALIRYLAEGEYVTRRYVSQGAEMNTGEYADYECVVRDGMPIRDHFTLDVHGFALGRHRSAVADFHDKPTVDALYLDEVEELVTRLCGAARTAAQGWMIRTSADLTERAKQKVQGYQHSGGIQPPAGEAHVDYNEVTGRRAAARVYADRFPDGPGYKRYICFSLWRTFSPGPQDWPLAVCDGRTVRDEETASNTLFVVDEFPVGDALTAPVEGEDQMIAATIFRHRDRHRWWYFSNMAADDVLLFKFQDSDHSVTWRCPHTAFHDTSLPDAKTRSSIEVRCIAFFE, from the coding sequence ATGGCTACCGCTGCCGTCACGGACGACATCGAGGAAGGCGCGCGCAAGGCGCCGGCACTGATCCGCTATCTTGCCGAGGGCGAATACGTCACGCGCCGCTATGTCTCGCAGGGCGCCGAGATGAACACCGGCGAATATGCCGACTACGAATGCGTCGTGCGTGACGGAATGCCGATCCGCGATCACTTCACGCTCGACGTGCACGGCTTCGCGCTGGGACGGCATCGTTCGGCAGTGGCGGACTTCCACGACAAGCCGACGGTGGATGCGCTCTACCTCGACGAAGTGGAGGAACTGGTCACGCGACTGTGCGGCGCGGCCAGGACGGCGGCGCAGGGCTGGATGATCCGCACCTCGGCCGACCTTACCGAACGCGCCAAGCAAAAGGTGCAGGGCTATCAGCATAGCGGCGGCATCCAGCCCCCCGCCGGCGAAGCCCACGTCGACTACAACGAAGTGACCGGCCGCCGCGCCGCCGCCCGCGTCTATGCCGACCGCTTTCCCGACGGGCCCGGCTACAAGCGCTACATCTGCTTCTCGTTGTGGCGCACCTTCTCGCCGGGTCCTCAGGACTGGCCGCTGGCAGTGTGCGACGGCCGAACGGTGCGCGATGAGGAAACCGCGTCCAACACCCTGTTCGTGGTGGACGAGTTTCCCGTCGGCGACGCCCTGACCGCGCCGGTCGAGGGCGAGGACCAGATGATCGCCGCGACCATCTTCCGGCACCGCGACAGGCATCGCTGGTGGTACTTCTCGAACATGGCGGCGGACGACGTGCTGCTGTTCAAGTTCCAGGACAGCGACCATTCGGTGACGTGGCGCTGCCCGCACACGGCGTTCCACGACACCAGCCTGCCCGACGCGAAAACCCGCTCGAGCATCGAGGTGCGCTGCATCGCCTTCTTCGAATAG
- a CDS encoding TonB-dependent receptor: MATKAFARGILLSTAASFIIANPAFAQSAGAMQAEEANTGNEIVVTATKRAQTIQEVPFSVNAQTAADIERTGANSIEDISRSVAGLTVQNLGPGQSQVSVRGVSAGQIVRDQPGVKEQVGIYLDESVTSLSLFTPDFDLFDLNRVETLRGPQGTLFGSGSVGGTVRYITNQPKLGETEGQVAADVNVLDGGDVGYSAKGAVNVPLGENAALRVVGYGEHFGGFIDAVGPAAGKNINDGERYGVRAAVLFEPVAGLKITPRIVYQDIKTNGFNRAEVYHLYASPLAGAAPLPENTQYLKLREQFHDKTTLADLTISAPIADGVDATSVTTYIHRDILVSRDASALTGSVSVSPFILDLGADSDLANLPSNLRDSTKLETWTQELRLASSGSGPLQWVIGGFYSNIDRVYAQRLPTPGYDAIVDAALGEGASAGAANGFPLNSPYNADIPYKIEQFAVFGEASYKAGDFKLTAGGRYYDFKESRDFISGGVFANGDRRIGDKTKSNGFNPRFILSYQPSRDLSLNLQASKGFRLGGVNDPLNIPLCSGGEDGTDAKTFGNRPTYKDESLWNYEAGVKLARGPITFNAAAFYNDIRNLQVTADAGSCSSRVVFNVPKAHTAGVEVELGAELAEGFSLSVNGSVIESKFDSDVRDANGAVIAGIRDGNRLPTVPKFQMAATASYSREISDGMDFDANVSFQHVGNRYTQPSDQEAGAGVFGSAIYYNPATGAAGTGTYNFGSLQLPSYELVNISAGLTWQNGLSVLVYANNLFNETPLLSLDRERGGRARIGYNVGTPRKIGMTVRKSF, encoded by the coding sequence ATGGCTACCAAAGCCTTTGCGCGCGGCATTCTGCTGTCTACCGCCGCCTCGTTCATCATCGCCAATCCGGCCTTTGCCCAGTCTGCCGGCGCCATGCAGGCGGAAGAGGCGAACACCGGCAACGAGATCGTCGTCACCGCGACCAAGCGCGCGCAGACGATCCAGGAAGTGCCCTTCTCGGTCAACGCGCAGACCGCCGCCGATATCGAGCGGACCGGTGCGAACTCGATCGAGGACATCTCGCGTTCGGTCGCTGGCCTTACCGTCCAGAACCTCGGGCCTGGCCAGAGCCAGGTTTCGGTGCGCGGCGTCTCCGCCGGCCAGATCGTCCGCGACCAGCCCGGCGTGAAGGAGCAGGTCGGCATCTATCTCGACGAATCCGTCACCTCGCTCTCGCTGTTCACGCCCGACTTCGACCTGTTCGACCTCAACCGCGTGGAAACCCTGCGCGGGCCGCAGGGCACCCTGTTCGGCTCGGGCTCGGTCGGCGGCACCGTGCGCTACATCACCAACCAGCCCAAACTGGGCGAGACCGAAGGACAGGTCGCGGCTGACGTGAACGTCCTCGACGGCGGCGACGTGGGCTATTCCGCCAAGGGTGCGGTCAACGTGCCTCTGGGCGAAAATGCGGCCCTGCGCGTCGTCGGCTATGGCGAGCACTTCGGCGGCTTCATCGACGCGGTGGGACCCGCTGCAGGCAAGAACATCAACGACGGCGAACGCTATGGCGTGCGCGCGGCAGTGCTTTTCGAGCCCGTCGCCGGCCTCAAGATCACGCCGCGCATCGTCTACCAGGACATCAAGACCAACGGCTTCAACCGCGCCGAGGTCTATCATCTCTATGCCAGCCCGCTGGCCGGCGCCGCGCCGCTGCCGGAGAACACGCAGTACCTGAAGCTGCGCGAACAGTTCCACGACAAGACCACGCTGGCCGACCTCACCATCAGCGCGCCGATCGCCGATGGCGTCGATGCCACCAGCGTCACCACCTACATCCATCGCGACATCCTCGTCAGCCGCGATGCCTCGGCACTCACCGGCTCGGTATCGGTCTCGCCCTTCATCCTCGACCTGGGTGCGGATTCGGATCTCGCCAACCTGCCGTCGAACCTCAGGGACTCGACCAAGCTCGAGACCTGGACGCAGGAACTGCGCCTTGCCTCGTCGGGCTCCGGACCACTTCAGTGGGTGATCGGCGGCTTCTACAGCAACATCGACCGCGTCTACGCACAGCGCCTGCCCACGCCGGGTTATGACGCAATTGTCGATGCCGCGCTCGGTGAAGGCGCCTCGGCGGGCGCGGCCAACGGCTTCCCGCTCAACTCGCCATACAACGCCGACATTCCCTACAAGATCGAACAATTCGCCGTGTTCGGCGAGGCCAGTTACAAGGCGGGCGATTTCAAGCTCACCGCGGGCGGCCGCTACTACGATTTCAAGGAATCGCGCGACTTCATCTCCGGCGGCGTCTTCGCCAACGGCGACCGTCGCATCGGCGACAAGACCAAAAGCAACGGCTTCAACCCGCGCTTCATCCTCAGCTACCAGCCGAGCCGCGACCTTTCGCTCAACCTCCAGGCCTCGAAGGGCTTCCGCCTCGGCGGCGTCAACGATCCGCTTAACATCCCGCTCTGCTCGGGCGGCGAGGACGGCACCGACGCGAAGACCTTCGGCAACCGTCCGACCTACAAGGACGAATCCCTGTGGAACTACGAAGCGGGCGTAAAGCTCGCGCGCGGGCCGATCACCTTCAACGCGGCGGCGTTCTACAACGACATCCGCAACCTGCAGGTAACGGCGGACGCGGGAAGCTGCTCGTCGCGCGTGGTCTTCAACGTCCCCAAGGCGCACACGGCTGGCGTCGAAGTGGAACTTGGCGCGGAGCTGGCCGAAGGCTTCTCGCTCTCGGTCAACGGATCGGTGATCGAATCCAAGTTCGACAGCGACGTGCGTGACGCCAACGGTGCGGTCATCGCCGGCATCCGCGACGGCAATCGCCTGCCCACGGTGCCCAAGTTCCAGATGGCGGCGACCGCATCGTACAGCAGGGAAATCTCCGACGGCATGGACTTCGATGCCAACGTCAGCTTCCAGCATGTCGGCAATCGCTATACCCAGCCGTCCGACCAGGAAGCCGGCGCGGGCGTGTTCGGCAGCGCAATCTACTACAACCCGGCAACGGGCGCGGCCGGAACCGGCACGTACAACTTCGGCTCGCTCCAGCTGCCGAGCTACGAACTGGTCAACATCTCTGCCGGCCTCACCTGGCAGAACGGCCTTTCGGTGCTGGTCTACGCGAACAACCTGTTCAACGAGACCCCGCTGCTCTCGCTCGACCGCGAACGCGGTGGCCGCGCGCGCATCGGCTACAACGTGGGCACGCCGCGCAAGATCGGCATGACTGTCCGCAAGTCGTTCTGA
- a CDS encoding Crp/Fnr family transcriptional regulator, whose translation MTACDTCVVRNRAICAGLDNREIAALNTLGRRRAVSAGEPLMWEDDDSLLVANVIEGVLKLTTSTEDGREQIVGVAYPSDFIGRPFGQTSSASVVALTDARVCVFSRNDFDRFAREHPELEHKLLERTLAELDRTRSWMMLLGRKNASEKIATFLLEMSDRLAETGCTPAFGPAKRFSLPFSRQQVADVLGLTIETVSRQFTKLKNDGVIELPSRREVEIVNRGALVALAG comes from the coding sequence ATGACTGCCTGCGATACATGCGTTGTGCGCAACCGGGCAATTTGCGCCGGTCTGGATAACCGCGAGATCGCGGCACTCAATACGTTGGGCCGCCGCCGGGCGGTTTCTGCGGGTGAACCGCTGATGTGGGAGGACGACGACTCGCTCCTCGTCGCCAACGTGATCGAGGGCGTTCTCAAGCTGACGACCAGCACCGAGGACGGGCGAGAGCAGATCGTCGGCGTGGCCTATCCATCGGATTTCATCGGCCGGCCATTCGGCCAGACGAGCAGCGCGAGCGTTGTGGCGCTGACCGACGCGCGGGTCTGCGTGTTCTCGCGCAACGACTTCGACCGTTTCGCGCGCGAGCATCCGGAGCTTGAACACAAGCTGCTGGAACGCACGCTCGCCGAACTCGACCGTACCCGGTCGTGGATGATGCTGCTGGGCCGCAAGAACGCCTCGGAGAAGATCGCGACGTTCCTGCTGGAGATGTCGGACCGGCTGGCCGAGACGGGCTGCACCCCGGCGTTCGGCCCGGCCAAGCGCTTTTCGCTGCCGTTTTCGCGCCAGCAAGTGGCCGACGTTCTGGGCCTGACGATCGAGACGGTGAGCCGGCAGTTCACCAAGCTCAAGAACGATGGCGTGATCGAACTGCCTTCGCGGCGCGAGGTCGAGATCGTCAATCGCGGGGCTCTGGTCGCGCTGGCGGGTTGA
- the infA gene encoding translation initiation factor IF-1: MAKEDLLTLEGVIDEILPDGRFGVMLENGHRIIAYTAGKMRKFRIRSIVGDSVRVEMTPYDLTKGRIVYREKVGGGGPGGVRRRR; encoded by the coding sequence ATGGCAAAGGAGGATCTCCTGACCCTCGAAGGGGTGATCGACGAGATCCTCCCCGATGGCCGTTTTGGCGTCATGCTCGAAAACGGCCATCGCATCATCGCCTACACCGCGGGCAAGATGCGCAAGTTCCGCATCCGCTCGATCGTGGGCGACAGCGTACGCGTCGAGATGACGCCGTACGATCTTACCAAGGGCCGTATTGTCTACCGTGAAAAGGTGGGCGGTGGTGGCCCCGGCGGCGTCAGACGACGCCGCTGA
- a CDS encoding DEAD/DEAH box helicase: protein MTFANLPQPLAAALEGHGYTALTPVQSAVTEAEAHGRDLVVSAQTGSGKTVAFGLAMAGELLGDEATLPFATAPLALVVAPTRELALQVSRELTWLYAPTQARIATCVGGMDPSRERRALSHGAHIVVGTPGRLRDHLERGALDLSALRCVVLDEADEMLDMGFREDLEELLDATPEGRRTLLFSATMPKPIEALARRYQRDALRISTVGEARGHGDIAYRAVAVAPAEIEAAVVNLLRFHEAETAMLFCATRDNVRRLHATLVERGFTAVALSGEHSQSERNNALQALRDRRARVCVATDVAARGIDLPSLSLVVHVEIPRDAETLQHRSGRTGRAGKKGTAVLIVPFPRRRRVEMMLRGARINADWVDVPTPEAIRAQDRERLLETILAPVETDEADMEIARTLLEQRTAEELAAALVRAHRAALPQPEELLSGTDEGRKQATHRAGFEDVVWFRMDVGRRQNADPRWILPTLCRRGHASRQEIGAIRIAPNDTWFQVPRAIADRFADAVRRTADPEGGDENGIHIEPAPDGPREMARDNRRGAANDGPRGPRRPMRGRPEGKPHRKGPPRQRG, encoded by the coding sequence ATGACATTTGCAAACCTCCCCCAACCGCTCGCCGCCGCGCTCGAAGGCCACGGTTACACTGCCCTGACCCCGGTCCAGTCCGCCGTGACCGAAGCCGAAGCCCATGGCCGCGACCTTGTCGTCTCAGCGCAGACCGGCTCGGGCAAGACGGTGGCCTTCGGCCTGGCCATGGCCGGCGAACTGCTGGGTGACGAAGCCACGCTGCCCTTCGCCACTGCCCCCCTCGCTCTCGTCGTCGCGCCCACGCGCGAACTGGCGCTGCAGGTGAGCCGCGAACTGACCTGGCTCTACGCCCCCACCCAGGCCCGCATCGCCACGTGCGTCGGCGGCATGGACCCCTCGCGCGAACGCCGCGCGCTGTCGCACGGCGCGCATATCGTCGTCGGCACGCCGGGCCGCCTGCGCGACCATCTCGAACGCGGCGCGCTCGACCTGTCGGCGCTGCGCTGCGTCGTGCTCGACGAAGCCGACGAAATGCTCGACATGGGCTTCCGCGAAGATCTGGAAGAACTGCTCGACGCCACGCCCGAGGGCCGCCGCACGCTGCTGTTCTCGGCCACCATGCCGAAGCCGATCGAGGCGCTGGCCCGCCGCTATCAGCGCGATGCCCTGCGCATCTCGACCGTCGGCGAAGCGCGCGGCCATGGCGACATCGCCTACCGCGCCGTCGCCGTCGCCCCGGCCGAGATCGAGGCCGCCGTCGTCAACCTGCTGCGCTTCCACGAGGCGGAAACGGCGATGCTGTTCTGCGCCACGCGCGACAACGTGCGCCGCCTCCACGCCACCCTGGTCGAGCGCGGATTCACCGCGGTTGCCCTTTCGGGCGAGCACAGCCAGTCCGAACGCAACAACGCGCTCCAGGCCCTGCGCGACCGCCGCGCCCGCGTCTGCGTCGCCACCGACGTCGCCGCGCGCGGCATCGACCTGCCCTCGCTCAGCCTCGTCGTCCACGTCGAGATCCCGCGCGATGCCGAAACGCTCCAGCACCGGTCGGGCCGCACCGGCCGCGCAGGCAAGAAGGGCACCGCCGTGCTGATCGTGCCCTTCCCGCGCCGCCGCCGCGTGGAAATGATGCTGCGCGGCGCGCGCATCAACGCCGATTGGGTCGACGTCCCCACCCCCGAGGCGATCCGCGCCCAGGACCGCGAGCGCCTGCTCGAGACGATCCTCGCCCCGGTGGAAACCGACGAGGCGGACATGGAGATCGCCCGCACCCTGCTTGAACAGCGCACGGCCGAGGAACTTGCAGCGGCGCTGGTTCGCGCCCACCGCGCCGCCCTGCCCCAGCCGGAGGAGCTGCTTTCCGGCACCGACGAAGGACGCAAGCAGGCGACCCATCGCGCCGGGTTCGAGGACGTGGTCTGGTTCCGCATGGACGTCGGCCGTCGCCAGAACGCGGACCCGCGCTGGATCCTGCCCACGCTCTGCCGTCGCGGCCACGCGTCCCGCCAGGAAATCGGCGCGATCCGCATTGCGCCCAACGACACCTGGTTCCAGGTTCCCCGCGCCATTGCCGACCGCTTTGCCGACGCGGTCCGTCGCACAGCCGATCCCGAGGGTGGAGACGAGAACGGCATCCACATCGAACCCGCCCCCGACGGTCCGCGCGAAATGGCCCGCGACAATCGCCGTGGTGCCGCCAATGACGGGCCGCGCGGCCCCCGCCGTCCGATGCGCGGTCGCCCCGAAGGCAAGCCGCACCGCAAGGGCCCGCCGCGCCAGCGGGGCTAG
- a CDS encoding cold-shock protein codes for MPVGTVKFFNVDKGYGFIAPDGGAPDNFVHISAVERSGMATLDKDQRVQYELETDKRGKTSAVNLQSA; via the coding sequence ATGCCAGTAGGCACCGTAAAGTTCTTCAATGTCGACAAGGGTTATGGCTTCATCGCTCCTGATGGCGGCGCTCCGGACAACTTCGTCCACATCAGCGCTGTCGAGCGTTCGGGCATGGCTACCCTCGACAAGGACCAGCGCGTCCAATACGAGCTGGAAACCGACAAGCGCGGCAAGACCAGCGCCGTCAACCTCCAGTCGGCCTGA
- a CDS encoding flavin reductase family protein produces MIDPRHFRNVLGAWPTGVCVITAVDDDGQRHGLVVGSFTSISLDPPLVGFFPDKRSSTWPKIAATGRFCANVLGSEQLDLCKRFAARADDKFAELAHGHTPSGLPLLDDAIAWIDCSIERVEDIGDHLLVVGAVEALDRREEGTPLLFFRGQYHDVTHLPGV; encoded by the coding sequence ATGATCGATCCCCGCCATTTCCGCAACGTGCTGGGCGCCTGGCCGACCGGCGTCTGTGTCATCACTGCCGTCGACGATGATGGGCAAAGGCATGGGCTGGTGGTGGGCTCGTTCACTTCGATCTCGCTCGATCCCCCGCTGGTCGGCTTCTTTCCGGACAAACGTTCCAGCACCTGGCCGAAGATCGCCGCGACGGGGCGTTTCTGCGCCAACGTGCTGGGTTCGGAACAGCTTGATCTGTGCAAGCGCTTTGCCGCGCGCGCGGACGACAAGTTTGCCGAACTGGCGCATGGTCACACGCCTTCCGGACTGCCGCTGCTGGACGATGCGATCGCCTGGATCGATTGCAGTATCGAACGGGTCGAGGACATCGGCGACCACCTGCTGGTCGTCGGCGCGGTCGAGGCCCTCGATCGACGCGAGGAAGGCACGCCGCTGCTGTTCTTCCGTGGCCAGTATCACGACGTCACGCACCTGCCCGGCGTCTGA